The Bacteroides fragilis NCTC 9343 genome includes the window TGTTCCAACGAGTTCCAGTCTTTCCGTTCGCTCAATTTCCAAATCATCGATTACCTCCTTTCTCTTGTTTCAACTCCCATACCAGACGGGCACGTTTCCAATGACGTGTCCAATGCTCCCCTGTTTGTACATGACCTTTACGGACATACTTAAACACATTGTGGGCAAAATCGGCAGTAGCATATTCACCGATATTCCGGGTAACCACTCCTTCCCGGGTACAGTCCAGACCGGTCAGTGCATCACAGGAGCCGAAGACACTCGGCTCCTGCGCCAAACAGACAACATGCTGTTCCAAAGATGCTACTGTTAATCCGTCCACGCACTCCGTGCACAATTCGGGCACGGTTGGCAAATCGAACAGTGCAGCATAAAATTTCACTTCATCCCATGACAGCCATTTGTCCAGGCAACGGACAGCAAATACATAAAAATGTGTTTCCAGCCGCTTATACTCAATGGAATGAACGGCATACAGATTTTCACCGAACAGTTCAATATCTCCCAGATCGTTTCTCAGCAACTCCCAGCGTTGACGCAACTGGCTTGTCCATGGCGAAGTGGTAGGTGCGACATGCGAACGGGCAAAGACTCCATATCTGCTCAAACAATTATTCTCTCCATCCAGCTTCTCGGTATGCACCAAGGTGCTTATCTTCCGGATATCTTCCCAATATGTATGATTGATCCGGTCGTCACTCGTCGTCCCGGGAGAGAACGGATAGTGATAGGTACGACCATATTTTTCTGATAACATAGTTTTTTCTTTTAATCGTTAATACTTAAAACCGGAGTTCTTCCTGAATGATCTTCACCGGGTTTCCCCTTTGAAGGCTGTTGTGATTGCTCCAATTGGTCTGTGCCTGAATCATCGCTTGCTCTATGTTCCAAGCGGTCAGCTTGACCAACAATCGTTCAGTAGCCAGTTTTTTATTCTGCCATTGCGAACGCTGGTCGGATGCCACTACACTGATTCCGCTGGGGATATGAACAGCTCTTACGGCAGATTCTGTCTTGTTGACATGTTGCCCTCCGGGTCCGGACGCCCGTAAGGTTTCATACCGGATATCATCTTCGGTAGCCTCACAACTTTCGGACAGGAGGAAAGTCTGCACACCGACAAACCAGTTCTTCCGCCTGTGATGAATCCGATACGGGCTACGGGCAATCCATAGCACAGTCCCTTCCCATTCGTCAGCCAATACATCGCAACCTGCACCTTCGAGTGCAACGACTACCGACAACAAAGTGCGATTGACAGGACCAGTCTCTTTTTCCAGGATTTCTACTCTCAATTTCCGTTTCTGTGCTTCTCTCAATATTTTTTCGAGTACCAAAGCCACTACACGACAACACTCTACAGGACCACGTCCTGAAGTGATTTGTAAATACGTCTTTTCCATTATCCTATTCTTTATTCATTCGTACGATGCAGGGCATGAAGGTACCTTGGACTTCAACCAGTTCCTCCTGGGTTTTCATCACCCGGTCAATATCCTTGTAAGCCAACGGCATTTCTTCGACACTGCCACCAATCAGCGTGACTCCGGCCTGAGAAAGATACTTTCTCAATGCCGACCGGGTAAAGTTGTCTTTTGCCTTTTGGCGGGACATAGCTCGTCCCGCTCCATGCGAGGCAGAACAAAGGGCCTCACTTATCCCTTTACCACATACCAAATAACCGGGCGTTGCCATACTTCCGGGGATCAGTCCCGGTTGGCCTTTCTGTGCAGGTGTTGCTCCTTTACGATACACAATGGCTGTCTGTCCGGGAGCGATTTCCTCTTTCCATGCAAAATTGTGGTGATTGTTCACATTGGCCAAAGGTTTCAGCCCCAAAGCTTTTGACAAATTCAGATGAATCCGCTCATGGCAGGCACGAGCATAATCACCCGCTAAATTCATACTAAGCCAGTATTCCTGTCCTTCTTCCGTATCCAACCCCAGCCAGGCAAAGTGCTGAGCCTCGCGAGGCAGACGGCAGAGGTCGCGTGCCAGCATACTATAGTGTTTGGCAATGGCAGCACCCAAACCACGCGAACCGGAATGGGACAGCAAAGCCACGTAGTTTCCTTCCGGAACGCCCAAGACATTACCGGCCTGTAAGCTCATCTTACCAAATTCCACAAAATGATTTCCACCACCGGAGCTACCTAATTGCCGTACCGCCTTGCCATGAAGTCCTCTCAACAATTCGGTCATTCGGAACTCTTCTCTGTCAAGCACCTCATGCTCTTGTGCAAAAGACAATCCGCCATCCATGCCAAAATGAGTAAACTCCTTCAGCGCTTCTTTAATATGGTGCGAATAGCGTTTCAGAAAATCCTCCCCGGCATCAAACAGGGTGAGATTCATCCGACAACCGATATCAACCCCCACAGCATACGGGATAACCGCATGATCTGTAGCCAATACTCCCCCTATCGGTAACCCGTAACCGGCATGTGCATCGGGCATCAATGCTCCGGCAAGAGTAATCGGCAGCCGCATGGCGAGATTCATCTGCTGTTTGGCTAATGTTTCAATGTACTTGCTTCCATATGTTTTATAACCCAAGGGCTCATCAAGTAAATCATACGGCGTCAATCTTTTTTCGATAAATACAGGAGAAAGATGTTCGGCCAGTTTACTCCATATCTCACTGTTTTTATATACCTCGGGATTCTTGAGAATATCGCCCAAGGCGGCTAATATCTGCTCTTTTGTTTCGTGTTTACAATATTTGCCAACGAGAGCAACAGCCAGACTACGAGCTACATTATCTCTATATCCCAGTTTACTTAAATCTTTTAAACGTATTCCCATACTGTTTTTTCCATTCGCATACAAGACACCGGTTGCCTGCCATTGGACAGACAAAAGACAATATGCGAGATACCAATACTTTAGAAAAGGATATAACCACTCCTCTTCACAGCATTGAGGTGAATAATAAATAAATTAAATGTGATTGTGGAACTAATCAACTTGCATCGCCAGCAGCAGAATTGCGACGCATACTAAAAGATATAGTTATAAAGACCCATCCTCCCGATGGGGCAACTTAGTTCCGATACTGAAGATATTATTTCTCTGACATAATTAAAAACCCTTTCCATCATTTAAAGGGTGAATACTCTGTTTATCGGCGGCAAAAGTAATGGTTCTTTTGATTTTCACAAAACGAAAAGACATTTTTTTTCAGGCACAGTAGTGATATTTATAGAAAAACGGCACGAATCACTTCGCACCGCTCCTATTGCTAACTCGCGCCAAAGGTTCCCGCCTCACAGCGTCCGCCTCCGGAGATTTATTTTTAAATGCATGAAGCGGTTAGCGTTAATCTTTATATTGTCGATGCAAAATTACCGTTTTTCTCCCTATCATTCACTATCTTTGCACCTCAAAATTTTAAGAACTATTCAATGATAAACGAAGAAAAGATACATAAAAGCACTTCCGGATGGTGGGCACTCAGCCCTTTATTTGTATTCTTGTGTCTCTATTTGGTCACTTCTATCCTGGTGAACGATTTCTACAAAGTACCTATAACGGTAGCCTTCCTGATTTCATCATGCTACGCCATTGCCATCACGCGAGGACTGAATCTGGAACAACGGATCTATCAATTTTCAGTAGGAGCTTCCAATAAAAACATCATGCTGATGGTGTGGATATTCATCCTGGCAGGAGCCTTTGCACAAAGTGCCAAGCAAATGGGAGCCATTGACGCTACGGTAAACCTGACACTCCATATTTTGCCGGATAACCTTTTATTGGCAGGCATCTTTCTGGCCTCTTGCTTCATTTCGCTATCCATCGGTACCAGTGTAGGCACTATCGTGGCTCTGACTCCTGTCGCTATCGGGTTGGCAGAGAAAACCGGAATCGATCTGCCCTTCATGGTAGCAGTGGTAGTGGGCGGCTCCTTTTTCGGTGACAATCTATCGTTTATCTCCGATACAACCATTGCTTCGACCAAGACTCAAGGATGCGTCATGCGCGATAAGTTTCGGGTCAACTCCATGATTGTGGTACCTGCCGCACTGGTCGTATTGGGTATCTATATCTTTCAGGGGCTTTCAGTCTCTGCCCCGCCACTGGTGCAGGAGATTGAATGGGTCAAAGTGATCCCCTACCTTATCGTATTGGGAACGGCCATAGCCGGAATGAATGTTATGCTGGTTTTGATAATAGGTATCTTTACCAGCGGTGTTATCGGTATTGCTACAGGCAGCCTCGGATTCTTCGACTGGTTTGGTGCTATGGGGACGGGGATCACCGGAATGGGCGAACTGATTATTATTACCTTACTGGCAGGCGGAATGCTTGAGACGATCCGTTACAATGGAGGAATAGATTTCATTATCCGCAAATTGACCCGCCACGTAAACGGAAAGCGGGGAGCGGAACTCAGTATTGCCGCTTTGGTAAGCATCGCCAATCTTTGTACGGCTAATAATACGATTGCCATCATCACTACCGGACCGATTGCCAAAGATATTGCAAAAAAATTTCAATTGGACCGGAGAAAAACGGCAAGTATCCTCGACACATTCTCGTGCCTGATACAAGGCATCATCCCTTATGGAGCACAAATGCTGATTGCTGCCGGACTGGCACAGATTTCCCCGCTCAGCATCATCGGGAATCTGTATTATCCGTTTACAATGGGTATTTGCGCACTATTGGCCATCCTATTCCGGTATCCGAGAAAGTATTCCTGAATAAAGCCCAACCTACTTTTTGATATTTTGCAAATAGGCTTCAAGAGATTCATCTTTGCCCAATCCCAGTTTCTTGCGTATCCGGCTACGGCCGGAATTCACGCTGGCACGCGAAATCCCCAAAGCGAGAGCTATTTCATCAGTGCTCTGATTCAACCGGATCAACATACAAAGCAATTCGTCATTACGGGTCAACTCGGGACATTGACAACGCAATACAGGTAAATAGTGGGGATAAAGTGCTGCGAACGACTGACGGAACCGTATCTCGTCATCCCCACTCAGCAGCATCGGGTTCAGTTTCTGGCGCACATTATCAATCACGTCCGCATGTGCCACCTTCTCTAATTCGTTATTGAGAGATTCGTAGCGCCCGTTCAGTTCCTGATGGATGGAAATCAGACGGGAAAGCCGCTCTCTATGGAGATGTGCTTCACGCCGGTAATGGCGGCGGCGTTGTAACATATATACCACTACCAGTCCCAACAACATGAAAAGCAATACAACCACAATTCCAATGTAGGTCAACGTACGCTCCTTCAATTCGACCTCAGCCATCAATGCACGGTATTCCTGCTCTTTTCGTCCGGTATCGTAACGCACATTGGCCGCAGCGGTATAGCGCAACTTGTCTTTTTCATTCAGCGAATCTTGCAAAGCGGCATATCGGGGATAAAACTCCAACATCCTCGAACCCAAATGGCGTGAAGCATAGATTCCCAAAAGTCCTTTTGCCGCAAAGGCTTCCATTTCATCCCAGTCCATATAGGCAAATTCACAATGCGCTTGTTCCATCATGGCAAGACCACGCTCTTCCTGTCCGTCTCTTACCAGAGCCAATCCCAGCCAGTATCGGGTGCCTGAATGGGTGGCAGGGCGTACACCGGCACTGTCGGCAAAAATAGCTTCCATATCACGCAGTGCCGCCGCATTGGAGTCGGGACACATCTGTAACCAATATTTAGCCCGGTCTCTGCGCCACGTCTTTAAACTTCTCTCTCCCATCCGTTGCGCCACTTCTCTCTCTTTACCCAGATAAAAAGCAGCCGAATCAACCTGTTCCAGATCCATAAAAAAAGAAGAACGCACACGATAGGCCCCGCACAGCGCCATGCTGTCTTCACGGGCAGCCATCCGAATCACTCTCGCATTGATCTCCAAAGCTTTCTCGGTGAGGGCAAGGGTAGAATATAAGGCAGCAAGATCGGCATAGGCTCGTATCATGCCATCCGTAGCAATACCGGGATGTTTATCATACCATTCAACAGCTGCGAGGGACAGATCAACAGCTTTTACATATCGCCCTTCGCGCCTGTAATAGTATCCCAACCGTGCCAATATGGCTCCCACATCTTGGGTTTCCCCACCCCGCCGATAAGCCTCTACAGCCCGTTCCTGCATCCGGCACGCTACATTCGGGCGAGCACTGCTGAAGTGGTAAGCCCACGAAACCATGTGGCAACACAGCATGACGACCGACTGATCGTCCGGTGGCAATAGCACGGCAAAAGAATCGGCCAATGCCTCTGTGCGTCTATTATCATCCGTCATCAAACTGTTCTGCGCTTCGAAAGCCCAAAGAGGATAAGCACAATATCCCGTCAGAAACGGGTGTCCGGAAAGACGAATACTGTCGAGCAACTGTACGGCAGCTTCATAAGCTCCTGTTTTTGATAAAACTTGATTGTACAACGGCATGATACGCAATAATTGTCTGCGAAGTGTATCCGGATTACCATCCGGATCGGAAGGCATATAGAGAAACATCCCGCTGTAAATGTCCGTGAGCATATCATAACGTCCCGCTTCGAAAAGCGAATCGTGCAGCCCCATATAATGTTCGATACACTCCCCGGGATGATGGGTCATCCACTCTTTAAAAGAAAGTGGTGTCACTGTGGATGATTGTTTACATCCGACAGGCAAAAAAAAGAGTAGAATAAACCCAAATATCAAAATACAATATCGCATATAAGAAGTACAATAAATGAATGACAGCAAATATATGCTATTTGTGCGAGAAGAGAACCAACCTCAAAGCGGGAAAGTCCGTATATAGCCTCAAATAACGTGTTTTAAACCAATAATCTATTAAACCATCTATCGTCTTTTCTACCGGACAACTCTCTTTATGTGTACTTTTGCCCCCATAATCAAGCCCCTTAAAAACTACAAGCAAAACAATGATTAAAGAAAAAGCAACTCCGCATATCGGTCTGGTAACCGATCTGACAACAGGACAAATAGACGGAAAAATCACTCCGGGTGGAATGGTTTTAGTTACCGGATGTAATATTAAAATAGAGAACGGAAACAAACCTGTCTGTGAAGCAATCCAACTCTCCCACCAAAATGGAGAAGTTATCTGCATCGACCCACCGTTCGAAATGAACGAACCGCATATCCTCAAATTCAAGATACCGGATTCACTGCCCACCGGAGAATATACGCTAACCATCAAGACTCGTTTCGCAGGTAAGGATAAACGGCTTCTGACCCAAGAACAGACTTTGGTGTACATGCTAAAATTAATCAGAGAAGAATAATCGGACAGAGTGAAAAAGCTCCGAACATCCCGATAATTATAAAAAAGAACCGGAAGTCTTTGTCAATCAAAACAAAACCCTTATCTTTGCACCCGCTATTACGAGTTAGTAGCATTAATTCAAATCATTCATTAAAAAAACATTTATTTAAAATGGCAACAAGAATTAGATTGCAAAGACATGGACGTAAAAGCTACGCTTTCTACTCTATCGTTATTGCAGACAGCAGAGCACCACGTGATGGTAAATTTACAGAGAAGATTGGTACTTACAACCCTAACACCAATCCTGCTACAGTAGATTTGAATTTCGAACGTGCCTTGCACTGGGTGCTGGTAGGTGCACAACCTTCAGACACAGTTCGCAACATCCTTTCACGTGAAGGCGTTTACATGAAGAAACACCTCCTCGGCGGTGTAGCTAAAGGCGCATTTGGTGAAGCTGAAGCTGAAGCTAAATTCGAAGCTTGGAAGAACAACAAACAGTCAGGTCTGTCTGCTCTGAAAGCTAAAGAAGAGGAAGCTAAGAAAGCTGAAGCAAAAGCACGTCTGGAAGCTGAAAAGAAAGTAAACGAAGTAAAAGCAAAAGCATTGGCTGAAAAGAAAGCTGCTGAAGAAGCTGCTAAGGCTGCTGCTGAAGCTCCCGCAGAAGAAGCTGCTCCGGCAGAAGAAGCTGCAACTGAAGCTGCTGCTGAATAATCGGCAGTATCTATCATTCGTAAATAGGATTAAAACAATAAAATCCTCTCCGGTCCGCTGGGGAGGATTTTTTATTGGATCATCCCGGCTACGGAATGGCCCACAGAGAACGCTCTACTTCAGCACGACATAACGCAGAAAGACCACCTGATCGCCGACCTTAACTCTTCCATCTGCCAAAGCCTCCTTGTCTACCCTGAAAGTTTTCAAGTATTTTTTTAAACTTTTCGTTACCGTATAGGGCTGTTCTTTTTCATACCCGAGAATCTTTATACTACCATCCTCGTTGATCGTCACTTTACATTTTATATTGAAAGTCAACCCGCGCAATTTTTTGGCTTCCGTTTTGTTTATCCAAAAGATATAGGTTGCCTTCCCGATATTATTCTTTTTCTCTACCTTCTTCTCCTTAGAGTATTCATCGTACACTTTAAATGAAGGTTCACTTTTATCGCCACACGAAGTGCAAACGAATAAAACCAACAACAATATTCCAAATACTTTTTTCATTACTGAACTCCTTTCTGTTTAGCGTATATCACATAACTATTATCTTCCTCACCGATCGACTCACACAATTCCTGTAACTTTTTCCTATTCTTCCCCTTCCTACCATCTGTCGAGGAGAGATAAGACTCTATTTCCGCTTTCAGCACTCCCGGTTCCACCAGCCTTATATATTGTTTGTTACGGAGTGACCAAGGGGTCCACAACCGATCCGGCATCCCTCCCGCAAAGTCATTGATCACCCGGAAAAAAGTTCCGCGCAACGATGCCTTATCCACTATAAAGTTCGAAGGTGATTTCGTCTCCCACATTCCATCACCCACTTGTTCCTCTACCATCAATCTGCCGACATAGGCCTGAGGCAACTCATAGAATGTGGTTATCGAACGTTTCCTGTCTCCAATGTTGAGTGTGAAGCGGGGCTTCAGCCTGCTTTCCGAACGGATATAATGATAAAGCGTATCGGGACGCAGTTCAAAGAAGGTGCTGATATAAAGATCGAATACTTCCGTATTGGCACCGTACATCACCTCATTGCTATAATCGGGAAGAACAGACAGATGCCTGGCAGCAGGAACCGAATCGAGCAGATGTCCTTCAAAATCCTGTACCCATGCCACAAAAGGGTATCCGGTAAAGGGAAGTGCCCCCACCGTAAGTTCACGTTTATCGGCATCGACCTTGAATACAGCCTTGGAGACCGGCTGATGTAACGGAATGGAACGCAACGGTTTCCCAGCCAGATCATAGACATAGATGGCGTTGCTGTTAGCGAAAGGCATCAGATAGATACAATTATGTTTTTCGTCAATCTCCGCTTTGTATACGGCACGATACTCTCCCGGCCCTTGCCCGATAGCACCTATATTGGTAACAAACTCTCCTTTTTTAGTAAATAATCGGCAAGGATGGAGTTCATAAACAGAACCGTAGACAAGGATGTAATTTTCGGAAACACACAGATTGTTTTCTCCGACCATCGCTTCATCACGGTTATCGAGCTTGATGATTTGAAAGTCTTTCAAAAAGAAACTGAACGGTAAGTCAACCGTATCTTTCAGCAAGCTGAGGTCACATACCACAACCGAGTCTTGACCGGCCCATTGATAGGAAGCGACCACCGGCCATTGCTCCGAAAGATTTTTCTCTTCGGCCTTGGGAACGACCGAACAGGAAGAAAATAAAAATACTCCCCCCAGAATTGAACTTAGGAGATGAAATTGCCTGATATTCTTCATAAACTCTCCATTTCTATATCATGCAAAGATAAAAATAAAAACGAATAATCTACGAATACTCCGTAGTTTTTTTTGATTCGTTTCAGAATTTATCTATATACACGGAAAGGGAGTAGCGACAAAAATCATAAAAAAAGATGCCCGGAACAAATCCCGGGCATCTCCTCTATAAGTCTGTTTTGACAAACAGGTAATCTTGTTCGATTAATATCTGTCACGACCGCCGCCATAGCCGCCGCCACGATTACCACCACCGTAACCACCACCACGGTTGTTACCATAGCCGCCACGATTACCACCACCGTAATTGCTGTTACGACGCGGGCCTTCTTCTCTCGGACGTGCAACTGATACGGCAAGTGTCTTTCCGTCTATTTCTTTTTCGTTCAGTGCTGCGATGGCAGCATTTCCCTCTTCGTCATTAGGCATTTCTACAAAACCGAATCCTTTAGAACGGCCAGTTTCTCTGTCCATAACGATTTTGGCTGAAATAACTTCTCCAAACTCTTCGAATAATTCTCCTAAATCAGCATTGCTAAGATTATAGCTGATACCTGCAATAAAAATGTTCATTGAAAAAATAATTAATACAATTAATAAAATTTGTTATCTTAGAGAAGTCTTAATAAGGAGATAAATTACTCTACAAGTACCTTGGAAATAAAACACATCCTATCAGAAATCTTTAATACGCGGTAAATATAGACATTTACAACAGACTGAGAAACAAAATCATCATTTTCTTTTATTTTTTTTATTAAAATTGAGATTTTGACGATGCTTTAGTCTCACCTCTGTTTCTTCCGCCTACGGCTCCGGCGCCTCTGCATCTTCTTGTGTTTATAGCGCTGTATCCGTTTATAAATCATCCAGCCGCTCATCAAACCTACTACTACGAAGATCAGGATCGTAATGCCCACTCCCAGATTGTCTCCCTTAATGCGTGACCAGATTTCAAGAACATCTTTCGTCTTATCGCCGAAATCACGAATCATGGCACAACGTTCTACCACCTTACGGTCCGGGTACTGTATCTTGTCAATCTGCAGGCTGTCTGCTCCCGGTCCGAAGAAATAGCTCAAATCCGAATAATAAGTCAGGGTGGTGTCTGTCTTCGCCTCCATGATTTCAGGCGAAGCCACAGCACTCACATAACCGCTCGCTTCCATATTCCGCAAAGCAATGTCGGGACGGCACATAAAGTTGATGAAATAGCTGGCAGCTTCCGGATTGCCGGCATACTTAGGAATCACCCAGCCGTCATACCAGATGTTGCTTCCTTCCCGAGGCACTACATAGTCCAGGTCCACTCCTACCGCATCCGCTTCTTCGATGGCCCATTTGGCATCTCCGCTCCAGGTCATATTGAGCCATGCTTTATTTTTGGTCATCATCTCTTTACCGAAGTCTGCCTCCCAACCGGCTATATTGGGTTTCATCGCCTTGAGGTATTTTTCGGCAATCTCCATTGCACGGGGAGAATAGTCGTTCATCAGATCCTCTACTGTCACCTTGCCTCCGGCCAGATCACGGGCATGTGCGTAAATGATGGCCGTCCCGTACGCATCGCGGTAACTGTCTTTCATCAATATCTTGCCGGCATATTTCCGATCCCAAAGGCAACTCCAACTTTCGGCATCCGCATCGGGAACAAAAGCCTTGTTATACAGTATCCCGGCCGTTCCCCACATGTAACACACGGCATAATGACTGGCAACGCGTCCGGGTTGACTCAACTTATCGATCTGTTCCCGGATATAAGGAGACACGTCATTCATGTAGTCGGGCGAATGGGGAAAAACGGTGTCGATGGGCAACAGCAAGTCTTTCTTCAACATCCGCTCGATGATGTATTCCGAAGGGCATACCACATCAAAATCTTCGTGCCCTTTTTCGATCTTGGTCAACATGATTTCGTTGATATCGAAAGTTTGATAGACAATACGAATATCCTCGCCTGTCTGCTCCTTATAATATGCCTGGAAATCTTCCAGCACTCCGTCGCCGATGTAATCGGCCCAGTTATAAATTTTCAATACCTTTTCGCGGGGCTCACCGGAATTGTAACAACCGGAAAGCATAAACGACGCTGCAAGGCAAAGAGTTATTAACAGCTTATTCATTAACACTTTATACTATTTCTTGATTCTCGTAAATTCTCTTCTATTTTGGTTTAAAACCCAAAGGACGTGGGTTTCAAACCAACGGACACTATCTTTAAAAGCAATGACAGTTGGGGTTTAAACCGGCGGTCTCTCGCTTTAAACGGCGAGGCCGACCAACGTCAGGTATCACTTTTTCTCTTTTCCGGCACGCCGGTTAATGACAATCAGCAAGGCCAGCACCACCACGAAAATAATGGTCGAAAGCGGACGCAGTTCCGGAGTCAGCCCTCCTTTGCGGGCATCGGCATAGATATAGGTGGAAAGTGTCTCGAGACCTTCGTTACCGATCGTAAATACCGTTACTGCAAAATCATCGATAGAAAGTGTCAGCGCAAGCATGAAACCGCTAATCATTCCCGGACGAATCTCCGGAACAATCACTTTGCGGAGTGCCTGCATCGGAGTCGCTCCCAGATCGAGGGCGGCTTCGTAAATATTAGGATTCATCTGCTTGAGACGGGGCAACACGCTGAGTACCACATAAGGAGTACAGAAAGTAATGTGTGCCAGTACAACGGTCGTGTATCCCTGCGATATCCCCAGCGACACAAACAACAGAAACAGTGAAATACCGGTAATAATATCCCCATTCAGGATAGGAATGCTGTTCACAAAGCTGATGGCCTTCCGCGAACGTGCCTTCAGGTTGAAGATGCCGATAGCAGTGATACTCCCCAGCAGGGTGGAAGCCGTAGCTGCAATCAAAGCAATGGTCACAGTATTGATCAGCGCATTCATCAGCGAATGGTGAGTGCCGGTAGTGAACAGTGACGAATACAGTTTTGTGGAGAATCCGGTCCAGTTGCCCAGCACTTTTGCCTCGGTAAAAGAGTAAATCATTATAATCACGATAGGCGAATAGAGCAGCAAAAGCAGAATCCACAAATAGGTCTGAGCGAGAATCTTCTTTACCATAGCCCACCTCCTTCGTTCGTATTATCTTTGTCGTCGGTGCTGAACAGAGAGGTCGCGGCAATCAGCAGCAACATAATCAGCGACAGGGCCGCGCCATAGTTCCACATACTGTTATTGATATTCTCCTGGATTGTGGTACCAAACAGTTTGATATTGTTCATCGTCAACAACTCGGCAATGGCAAAGGTTGAGATAGTAGGCATGAAAACCATCATGATGCCACTCATCACCCCCGGCATGGAAAGCGGAAGCACGGCCTTAAAAAAGACCTGAACGGGATTGGCACCCAGATCCTGCGCAGCCTCAATATAACTGTGATCCATCTTTTGCAAAGTGTTGTAGATGGGGTAAATCATAAATGGTATGAAGTTATAGACCATACCGAATATCAGGGCACCCTCACCGAGCGGAACACTGAAGAAGTCGAACAAGGCTACCGTAGCCAACGTACGTACCAGAATGTTGACCCACATGGGAAGAATAAACAGTACGACCATTGTTTTCGACCGGTTTAGTTTTGCGTTGCTCAGTATCCATGCTGCCGGATAGCCCAGCAGGATACAGACAATGGTGGTAATAATGGCAATACCGATAGAATAGACAAAGGTATTGATAGCTTCGTGGTGCTGAAAAAACTTCGCAAAGTTTTCCAAAGTCAGATGTCCGCTGTCATCGGTGAAAGCATAGACCACGATAAGGAGTAGCGGAATAACGACGAAGATCGCCGAAAAGATAATGTAAGGGAGTGTCCAACTCTTACGTGATGAAAAAAAGACCGATAATCTTTTCACTCTTAACTCTTATTTTATTAGTTCTTAATTACTCTGATACCGTCCGGGGGGATGGTGATACCTACACGGTCGCCATCGTCCCATACGTCGTTCGTATCTACAAACACATTCTCGTCCCAATCCGAAAGCACAGTCAGATGATAATGGTCACCCTTATAAAGGATAAACTTCACCTCTCCGGTCAGTGCACCGTCTTCTTCGTTGTCCTGAAGAATCA containing:
- a CDS encoding RNA ligase family protein, with the translated sequence MLSEKYGRTYHYPFSPGTTSDDRINHTYWEDIRKISTLVHTEKLDGENNCLSRYGVFARSHVAPTTSPWTSQLRQRWELLRNDLGDIELFGENLYAVHSIEYKRLETHFYVFAVRCLDKWLSWDEVKFYAALFDLPTVPELCTECVDGLTVASLEQHVVCLAQEPSVFGSCDALTGLDCTREGVVTRNIGEYATADFAHNVFKYVRKGHVQTGEHWTRHWKRARLVWELKQEKGGNR
- the prfH gene encoding peptide chain release factor H, which codes for MEKTYLQITSGRGPVECCRVVALVLEKILREAQKRKLRVEILEKETGPVNRTLLSVVVALEGAGCDVLADEWEGTVLWIARSPYRIHHRRKNWFVGVQTFLLSESCEATEDDIRYETLRASGPGGQHVNKTESAVRAVHIPSGISVVASDQRSQWQNKKLATERLLVKLTAWNIEQAMIQAQTNWSNHNSLQRGNPVKIIQEELRF
- a CDS encoding RtcB family protein; the protein is MGIRLKDLSKLGYRDNVARSLAVALVGKYCKHETKEQILAALGDILKNPEVYKNSEIWSKLAEHLSPVFIEKRLTPYDLLDEPLGYKTYGSKYIETLAKQQMNLAMRLPITLAGALMPDAHAGYGLPIGGVLATDHAVIPYAVGVDIGCRMNLTLFDAGEDFLKRYSHHIKEALKEFTHFGMDGGLSFAQEHEVLDREEFRMTELLRGLHGKAVRQLGSSGGGNHFVEFGKMSLQAGNVLGVPEGNYVALLSHSGSRGLGAAIAKHYSMLARDLCRLPREAQHFAWLGLDTEEGQEYWLSMNLAGDYARACHERIHLNLSKALGLKPLANVNNHHNFAWKEEIAPGQTAIVYRKGATPAQKGQPGLIPGSMATPGYLVCGKGISEALCSASHGAGRAMSRQKAKDNFTRSALRKYLSQAGVTLIGGSVEEMPLAYKDIDRVMKTQEELVEVQGTFMPCIVRMNKE
- a CDS encoding Na+/H+ antiporter NhaC family protein, whose amino-acid sequence is MINEEKIHKSTSGWWALSPLFVFLCLYLVTSILVNDFYKVPITVAFLISSCYAIAITRGLNLEQRIYQFSVGASNKNIMLMVWIFILAGAFAQSAKQMGAIDATVNLTLHILPDNLLLAGIFLASCFISLSIGTSVGTIVALTPVAIGLAEKTGIDLPFMVAVVVGGSFFGDNLSFISDTTIASTKTQGCVMRDKFRVNSMIVVPAALVVLGIYIFQGLSVSAPPLVQEIEWVKVIPYLIVLGTAIAGMNVMLVLIIGIFTSGVIGIATGSLGFFDWFGAMGTGITGMGELIIITLLAGGMLETIRYNGGIDFIIRKLTRHVNGKRGAELSIAALVSIANLCTANNTIAIITTGPIAKDIAKKFQLDRRKTASILDTFSCLIQGIIPYGAQMLIAAGLAQISPLSIIGNLYYPFTMGICALLAILFRYPRKYS
- a CDS encoding transcriptional regulator, producing the protein MTHHPGECIEHYMGLHDSLFEAGRYDMLTDIYSGMFLYMPSDPDGNPDTLRRQLLRIMPLYNQVLSKTGAYEAAVQLLDSIRLSGHPFLTGYCAYPLWAFEAQNSLMTDDNRRTEALADSFAVLLPPDDQSVVMLCCHMVSWAYHFSSARPNVACRMQERAVEAYRRGGETQDVGAILARLGYYYRREGRYVKAVDLSLAAVEWYDKHPGIATDGMIRAYADLAALYSTLALTEKALEINARVIRMAAREDSMALCGAYRVRSSFFMDLEQVDSAAFYLGKEREVAQRMGERSLKTWRRDRAKYWLQMCPDSNAAALRDMEAIFADSAGVRPATHSGTRYWLGLALVRDGQEERGLAMMEQAHCEFAYMDWDEMEAFAAKGLLGIYASRHLGSRMLEFYPRYAALQDSLNEKDKLRYTAAANVRYDTGRKEQEYRALMAEVELKERTLTYIGIVVVLLFMLLGLVVVYMLQRRRHYRREAHLHRERLSRLISIHQELNGRYESLNNELEKVAHADVIDNVRQKLNPMLLSGDDEIRFRQSFAALYPHYLPVLRCQCPELTRNDELLCMLIRLNQSTDEIALALGISRASVNSGRSRIRKKLGLGKDESLEAYLQNIKK